In Candidatus Cohnella colombiensis, one DNA window encodes the following:
- a CDS encoding DUF4097 family beta strand repeat-containing protein, protein MRSYQTISRLLVVVLLAVGMTGCGSLTTNIGMVTIAEGSGSGELISLKKESFKVDDFDKIHIRADAMTIFITKSTTDDAEVELLVDDKIESKFTLEASIKSSKLDINVKEKEKNVIIIKDSRGERKLNISLPNKLYDQLKINNHFGVVDVKDLNADRLDISVDAGSIQLKSVVGEMNLDVDAGQIVVEGFNLENNLTAKTDTGAIRINLNESPKSAEIKLVSEIGSVSTNLEGIDYSANSPHKKVGTIGSNGYRINASTSVGDIQVNSK, encoded by the coding sequence ATGAGATCGTATCAAACAATAAGTAGGTTATTAGTGGTCGTACTACTGGCAGTCGGAATGACAGGTTGTGGTTCATTAACTACAAACATTGGAATGGTTACCATTGCTGAAGGTTCTGGTTCGGGCGAACTTATTAGCTTAAAGAAAGAGTCATTTAAGGTTGATGATTTTGATAAGATTCATATTAGAGCGGACGCGATGACAATATTTATAACAAAAAGTACAACTGATGATGCAGAGGTGGAATTACTGGTAGATGATAAGATCGAAAGCAAATTTACATTAGAAGCATCGATTAAATCTAGTAAACTAGATATTAATGTAAAAGAGAAAGAAAAGAACGTTATTATTATCAAAGACTCAAGAGGTGAAAGAAAGCTAAATATCTCGTTGCCCAATAAGTTATATGATCAATTGAAGATCAACAATCATTTTGGAGTAGTAGATGTTAAAGATTTGAATGCGGATCGCTTAGATATAAGTGTTGATGCGGGCTCTATTCAGCTTAAAAGTGTAGTTGGAGAAATGAATCTTGATGTAGATGCTGGTCAGATAGTAGTAGAAGGATTTAACCTGGAAAACAATTTGACTGCAAAAACGGATACAGGAGCAATAAGAATTAATCTGAACGAATCTCCAAAGTCAGCTGAAATCAAGCTAGTTAGTGAAATTGGATCAGTGTCGACGAATTTAGAAGGAATCGACTATAGCGCTAATTCACCCCATAAGAAGGTAGGAACAATTGGATCAAATGGTTATCGTATAAATGCATCTACATCAGTAGGGGACATTCAAGTTAATTCAAAATAA
- a CDS encoding type II toxin-antitoxin system RelE/ParE family toxin, with product MSLTYRLTLNRDAIKFVAKQEKAIQERIRKSLLGLTVRPPIGDIRPMKGYDKRFRLRVGSYRVLFEIDHQEQVVYILAIDNRGDVY from the coding sequence ATGAGCTTAACTTACCGACTGACATTAAATCGTGATGCCATTAAGTTTGTAGCCAAACAAGAAAAGGCTATTCAGGAACGCATTCGAAAATCATTACTTGGGTTGACTGTTCGACCACCGATAGGCGACATTAGACCGATGAAAGGTTATGATAAACGGTTTCGACTGCGTGTAGGAAGTTATCGGGTATTGTTCGAAATCGATCATCAAGAACAAGTTGTTTATATTTTGGCGATCGATAATCGCGGTGATGTTTATTAA